The genome window TGTGAAGGAAAGGAAGCAAACGTTTCCTTCGAAGGACACATAGAGTGCGGTTGACAAAGGTTCCAAGTGGGCAGAGTGGACGTATGGGATCCTCTCTCCATCAAAACGCACTGTGcagagaattaaaaaacaaagcgaAAACAGTGGAGGATGTTCCCAGTGTATGTCCAGATCGCTTTCAGGTCCGTAACTTGACAAATGAGAGTTCTATGGGGTCGCTTATTGAAGCACTAATTTATTAACAGACGTGGTGGATTTGTGGATTTCCAGAATTGTTTGTCTAATCCTCTTAAGGGCATTATAGCACTAAGCAGCCCCGCTAAGTGTTTGATCAGTTTAATTAGAATGATCATTTGTCATACTTCAGAAGCCTTTGGCTCTTGGTTATGGAAGGATCGAAGGCAAAGACGCATCTTCTCCATCTTTTAAAGTCACATCTCGGGTTGTTAAAAACAACTCCCAATTGAGTTTATAACCTTTAGCTCTCGAGATGAATAAAGGATGTTGGCTAATCGGGTTAGACATCTAATTTTTCCAATACTTTCTGGTAATTTTTCCATAATCTTGATATGAAGGCTGTGTCATAGGATTTATCTTGAAGGCAATATCTTGTGTTGGTCTTGTGTGAGGATTTAGTTTCTAGTAGGTAGAAGGAAACCAAAAGGACCTTCCTGAGTTCTTGTTATGGATAAGACCCTGTTGATACTGTGTTGacacaaaaggaaaggagaatgtAGACAGCACTTAATATTGTGTGGCTGGGAATTATGAATGAATGAGAATTAACTCAACCTGGGAAaatcaattatattttattacttgaTAGTCTTCTTTTTATACTAAGCCAATGGGATAAAAAAGTCAGATCATAAAACTGAGGCCATGGAAGCATAACCAAGGTTACTGTACTGTTTTTACCCATCATTTGATTTTCTGATTTCTCAAGATGGAAGGGTAGAAAATTGGAAGGATAGAAAATTTGATTCCTGTTAAATCACTTTCCAAATAGCTTAGTTTACTTACCAAGCACTTTGATTAATTCTTTGTCAATTTCTTTCTTACAGGAATTACCTTCagttatagtaacagaaagtcATGTGACCTCTGATTGGGTTCCCAGCTTCTGAATATGGCTCCATGCATGTCCACTTCTGAGTGCTGGTTAGCCTGTTCTTGACACGGTAGAAGAGTTTTGCTAAGATAGTTTATAGTATACTCTGCAATATAGATTTCTCTGGTGATGTCTGCATTTCTCCACCCCGATTTTGAcagagtcttgctctgtagcttgGGTCTCTAGttccagatccttctgcctcagcctccatagTTATAGAATTATAGGTAGGCACCACCACATGTCTGTTTGTCTCGTGATTGATGTGGATGAAGTTGGTAATATTTGGTGGTGTTGTGTCTCTCTCTAAGGAGTTTTCTGATGTCTGTTTGTGTCATTATAGGTGAAGTactgattttccatttttatttagtaaATAGCTGGGGGAGGTACATTGGCTGTTTTTTGGGGTCATTAATATATTGTGACCAGGATTCAGCATTTGTATTACTGTAAATACAGCCGAGTCATGGAGTAgaccatatttatttttctcctactGTGAAAGATCTTGTTTTCCTTACATTAAtggttctgtgtgtgcatgcttattAGGAATTTAATAACTCCTTCATCTGCTGTCAGTGGTCACTCTCCTCAAACTGTGGTGTTTGGTTCCAGACGCTCTGGTATTAGTCAGGAGCAGGTGAGAAATGGAGAGACTTGGACCCCACCCCATCAGTGACATTTTAACCAGATCTCCATCACTTATGAGTAATTTGGATCATACGTAGCCCAGAGTAAGTGTCCTCTAATGACATTTGTGTCTCACCAGAGCCATTCTGGACCACACTTCTCTGAACAGGATGTTATCAGTGCTCCATGAACACTGTCAGTAGAGATGCTCTCCCCCGAGCCAGGGCCCCTCTCCATCGCACCCCTGCACTGCGTCTGCTACTTTCTAGTCCACGTTCCCTGTTTTAATTGCACAGCGACACTCCGAGATTGTTAAtgtttaccttgaatcagggggCAGAGCTAGCAACTCGCTGACCAGAACTGGCTGTAAAGAGGCCAGTCATTTGGATAGAGATGACTcacaggaaggaaagacaggGACTTGAGTTTGGCCTTACCTTTTAGTTTTGGGACAAGTGAAGAGACAAGCCTCCTGCCGGGTGTCcagccaaaaaggaaggtcagctggttgcctctcggcttctctgatctagtAGGTTTTCACCCCCACATCTGACTTCCGAGTCTTTGTTGGTAAATAGAACGATAGAGACTTAGTTTAAACCTGCATATGTTGGCCTCGGCAGAGCCAGGGACGAGGGACCAGAAGGCCTCCCAGGCTGAGGCCTGAGTGGCCAGTGGGGCCGTGGGGCTGCAGATGATAGTTAAAATATCAGGAGATTCATGTGCAGCTGCTAAGCCGAAAGAAAAGCTCCagtccccttctttctctctgcgtCCATTTCTTCCTATGTTCTGCCCCTCTTTTTCCTGTCAGAGTTTTCTTTCAGCTATCTggagacattttatttaaaattactaGTTTGAGAGTTTAAGGCACTCAGATGGAATTTCCTCACAGGGCCTTGTAGAACCCGTCTGAGGGGAAAACCCATCTTCTCCATAGCAGCCATAATATCTCAAGCTTTCCCTTGTTGACCTGGGCAGAGTCTCCCAGGCTTCTGCCTGAAGCCTATAACCATTTCTGTTCTCTACTAAATAACTCAAGAGGCATTGGAAGACATATCACctatggtttggtttggttttttaaaatctCTCGATATATGATTGTTGGGTTACACTGAAAAATATgactgtattaaaaaataaaggctgTAAGCAAAATTTAAAGTCAGCAAAGACTTTCAAACTCATCTTCCCCTGCAATTAAGACAGggttgaagccgggcggtggtggcgcacgcctttaatcccagcacttgggaggcagaggcaggtggatctctgtgagttcgaggccagcctggactaccaagtgagtcccaggaaaggcacaaagctacacagagaaaccctgtcttgaaaaaccaaaaaaaaaaaaaaaaagacagggttgtATAATTTCTGTTTGATGATTCTGAAGGTTTTAGTAGACAAAAAGAGTCCATGGGATAGAAAGGATTTAGTGACAGGAATTGGCGTATTAAGGGCACTGGCTTGCTATGGCAGTGAGTCTTTTTTGATATTGTGATCAAATTTCTCAGGGAAGAATTTCAgggagaaagatttattttggcagATGATTTAAGAGGTCTCTCTGTATAGGATGTTGATTCTGAGCCCATGGTGATGCTGAACATTATGGCGGCCATAGAATGTGGAACACAACTGGTGAGCCATGGTAGCCAGGATGCAAAGGAAACCGTAACAGGAGGGGACCCGGACAACAAAGGACAacaccccagaaacagtttccagtGACCTACAGTTTCCACTTCCCAGTAGTCTGTTTAAAAATTGAAACCAGCAATGAGTTAATGAGTGAAGCCATTGATTAGGCAGGAGCCCTCATGATTTAATCATCTgtggacaaaaaataaacaaagcaaacaaacaaaaaaaaccccacctgtCTAGACACACCCAAATGTGTTCTTTACTAATCTTTTATGCATAATTAATCCAATTAAATTGATAATAAAGATTAACCATTACACTAGTCATAATTTGACCTAGAGATGCTACCTGATGGCCATCTGTTTGATATTATCAGTACTCGGTGTTCAGACAAATATTGGCACATATATGGAACATACAGTGAAgtaggtatatatatatagtcttttcTGGGATGGAGCAGAGTCTGAGAAGATTGTCTAAGCCAAGCTACTAAGTTCAAATTGGGTGTATCTGCATGGATAGAGCAAAATACAAAACCATGGATGTGCTGAGCCTCCTAGTTATCCTAGGTAGGTCAAGCAGAGGGGCTGGCTGGCCGTGCACAGAATGGGAAGTGGTTGCTTGACTTCTGATGGGATTTCCGGGACTTTGGATAATAGTTGTCCATAGCTTATTATCCTTTGGGGACAGTCCCCAACCCGCCTCTCCAGGGAGGAAAGTCTTCTCCCTCCCTATTCTGAAGTACCTTTTGTACCCCTTCTTTGGATTTAGATCTCTCAAATGACAAGCCCTGCTTCCTAACTGCTGCCCTGCTGCCTGGATTGAGGTTGGAGCCAGACATCTCCCTTGGCTGCTGCTCTAAAGACTGGCATCTTCTCCACTGTGGGATTCCTGCCCAGATAGAGACGTCCTTGGAACATAAATTATACCTCattatattatttcataaaaGCATTGTTATAAATGATTGTGGGGGGCTTTAGTTAAATTCCATTTTCGCTTAACGCATGGTCAGGACTCCACCATTACAATccgtttctctctctgtgtgtatgtatgtatgtatctatttcttgatttatttttgagacaagggtctctgttgtttttcattaaattcaGTAGCTGCCCCTTAAGCACCTGCTGTCCTAACCGGCAGTTGCAACTCCAGAAGCTACCAGGAGCATTTTGCATTGGTCTTAGCCGCGTGGGAATTTCGTTCCCTCGGGCACTGGCTTTATCACGGAGCTAAAGGGAACTTTATCTAGATTTCTATCCCTCTATAGAACTCAAGATTCAATGGTTGAGGTGAAATTCTGCTCACTCAGaaaggctgaatagcaagtagctaaccttctctccCTCAAAATAGGGTGTCCTTCTGCTTGAATCTCCCTCAAAATAGGGTGTCCTTCTGCTCAGCCTTCACTTGAGAACTCTCGATACAtgtggttcctccctaccacttcctgtctgctaGTTGCTGattcagcctcctgaccccaggttaattttatttaatcaaacaaatgtagcacgtctttgtatcattaagcaaatattccacggcataaatgaatgtaacacatcttaaaataatattccacaacaggtctcactatgtagtcctgggtagcctggaattcactatgtagatcaagctggcctcgaactcacagagctctgcctgcttctcttcttggagctgggattaaaggtatgtaccaccatgcctggctacaatACATATTTTGAAGTACAGTTATGTTTGAAGTTCTAGGTAGTAGATTTGAAAACCAAGTTTTGTGCACAAGTCCCATTGATAAGTTGGGGGCTGCCTCGCAACAGCATGCTAGAGAGGAAAAAATGTCATCATCAAATATTCATTAGGCTCCCAGTTGTGCATAGTGCTGTTGTGACAGCTGGATCTACGGGGCCTCTGCTGGGCCTATTTTTATCAACTCTAATAAGGCTGCCTTACAGATTGCCCTCTGAACCTTAGCACATTTGAGCTTTCCCTGACACACTGAGTGTCCTACTAACAGGGAAGATAAAGGCAAGATAGGTTCCTACCCTGAAAGaaggaataattttaatttaaatgtgtcTTTTAGTCACTGAGCCTGCATTAATTTGTATGATTCTTTTGGGGGCAGGTGAGGGGGTCCTCTTAAATTAATACTTCCTGTTGGCTCAGTGTTTTCTTTCAAGCGAAGCGCTCAGAATATAATGCGACACCCAGAGATTTTCAAAAGATTAAAGTGATGTGTTCTAATCTTAGACTTGTAACTAATGGCCTGAACTAATTATACATAAAGGACGAAGCCATTAGTGTTAATAGGAAGTGACTTCAGCAAGTTACAGTTGGGCTCAAAGACTCAGTAACTATTGCAAACAGTAGTCAGGGAGGTGGTATACAATTGTATAATAGACCTTAGCCGGAAGTACGCTGCTTCAAGTTGGGTCCCCCACCCCAAGTCATTACCATTATACTTGGTCATTTCCTTTTCAGTAAAAATGCACACCTCTTTGAACTTGGAGGTTGAACCAGAGGAGCTCATGAAAGAGTTGTTCTGTATAAATGCTTGTGTGCTGTACAAACATGGGCTGTCCAGATTGCTCCTCTTCCAGCTCTTTTGGAAGCTTTTCTAGACACTTAAGATACCAGTGTTCCCAGGCCTCCATGCTTGCTTCTTACTTTATATTCCCTTATGGCTCGGCCTCATCAAGTTCTGACTCTGTGCTCACAAATCTCAATGGGGTCATCTGCCTTCTGCATTCCAGAAGCAGATTCCCTTTGGTTATCTTATAAGAACTGCAGTCTTGTGTAGGTCCCAAATAATACCAAGATCCCCCCCTCTCAGATATGCCCTCTCTATGATCCCCCCCCCTCCTCAATGTGGGAGATCATTGAACACAACTACAGATTCTGTGCATCCTTCTACCAACCACTTCTCTTCATGCCATGGCCTGGTCTAGGCCTGCACCATCTCTTGTTCTGGAATACAGTGAAAGCTATGTGTGTGGTCTTCCCAAATATAGTCTGCCTCCTTCCAAATTATCCATGACTGCTAGACAAGGATCCAAGCGCCATTCTGATCATGTTATTATTTGCTTGTGTGTTCAGTGATTCCCCCTTATGCCTGGGGTGCTCTTCTTATATTCTGCCTGGCTATCGCTTATTTACCCTTCCAGTAGTAGCATCAGAATTGGTCCTGACGAATATTTCCAAAAGCCCTCTCCAGTTGGTAAGATTCTCCTGCTAAATATGCCAACAGCATCCTGTATTTCCTAGCACTCATTATAATTATAATTGAGTATTTGTATAATTACTGGTTTGATGCCTGATTCTCTCACTGGCTTGTCAACTCCCTGAGAGCAGGGATCATGCCTGCCTGGCTCGCCATTCTCTCCCCAGTGCCTCTCAGAACAAGTATTTGCCAACGGAATGTATAATGAATGGGTTGGACAGAAGCTGCGGCATATGTTATGTGTATTTGTACTTATGTTTGAAGATAGGGTATCTGATGTTCTAGGAACTTGAATGCTTCCCACTCCATAACGAAGCGATGCTGTGAGGGCCTTATTtagatttttgttaatttttcagCTCTTTTATCTTCTTCTCTACTTCACTCTAGAAGAGGACTGTACCAGCTAGGCTTGTACTAGAGAAGAAGAACCAGCGAATGGTAAAAATATGTAGTGCAGAAAGTAGCTTATGTGACTATTATGGTTTGGATACAAAGGGCTCCATCTGTCACCTCGTATATTGAAGGCAAGGTCTCCAGTCATTGGATCCACTTACTGAGAAGTGATTGGATCATGAGGGCTTTGATATGATCAatggattaatccattgatgGATTAATAACATGGCATTATTTGGGATGTTGAACCTACTTGGGAGAAATAGGTCACTGGGATTGTGGAAAATGTGCCTTATGTTTGGTCCCTTCtgaccctctgcttcctggatgccatCACATAAGCAGTTACTCCCCCATTCTTCCTCTATGGTGCTTCTGCCTTGCTCATGGCCTAAAAAGAATGGAGCCAGCCAACCATTGACAGAAATCTCCAAAACCCTGGGCCAAAACAAGGGTTTGCTCCTCTTACATTGTTTTTCTCACCATTTTCATACCGCAATGATAaactgaaagacccccggctgagatctttctccgggagagaccccaaacccaaggaacacaccgaaaccacagatcagatgcaaaagcaagagggtttatttagaccaggtacctggggcgaagtctcttggaggacttgcgcgccttcctagggcaagggggactttttatgggaccccaggggcagaggcgcggttacagaagcgagaagcatagttacagggtccctattggttgtttcaaagaaggccagggtgaacttggggtcatatgtgtgtggctgatttggccttgtccaggccagctgcttattcctcaaggccaggggcccgccataaaatatcaactgtcttactcccaaggctgctgaccacagttatctctctcaaggctggccatagctatctctgtcaaggccgggtagctggctatggctgtgaactcctgtttttctgattcctgcagaatggcgtttctaaggccaagttattgggggggcataacatcggcccaacgccccatatcctcataatggagcgggggtctttcattcccccattttcttttgtaccaaatgaaatctttcattttaggatggagaataaggggttagctctatctctgactgtctgagcctctgatattgtttggttaggatcaaagcctgggcaacagaaaccttatccttgatgaattgcaccaatctgttgaggatgtatgacccaaacaataaaatgagcaggaggacgattagggggcccataatggtggagacaagggtcataaaccacggtgacctttggaactatcttttaaatcatttttgttgagcatggctacttggagctgtctgaattggccggtctctataagggctgcagtccctgtatctaccccagcagctattttgtttatggtaattttttccagtaacagggccagcgtcagggaaacaggctctctggtgatgtccctccttatgtcaggaggactattagggggatcaaggggacccccgggtgagtcttatctttagtgggtttggagagcgttgaactagatgtctcggtgccctcagcttcgtcgggtttcttggcagcctttacatgcgacgtgtggacccaagccgctgtcccgtcaacctcggctctaggttcctagattgagggcgtcggacccagacagagtccccaatcttgaatgggtgaggcaccaccgggcggttcagttgttttcggcaggcaggggtttttataccgtcttttgcatcagttggagggctagtggcaaaagaggagatatcagagtaaaggaaatttacaattggtgggggagccccatacatgatctcgaacggggttaggccatgaggcccaggagtgttccgggctcggtaaagggctagggggagtaggagcacccaatctctagtgccagttgcaagcgttaatttggttaaagtctccttaatggttttatttgtacgttctacctgtcctgagctctgggggctgtatgcacaatgaagtttccaatcgatcccccgtagcctggccacctcctgacttacctgggagacgaaggcgggcccattgtctgaccccaatatctggggtattccatacctgggaaagatgtcatctaggagttttttttttggttaccacgttagcggtctttttcttggtaggcaaggcctctgtccatctatgatgtaagcttgtcgctcggggctccattccgcccccattttcttttgttagttcctggtcctccgggcttccgccatccggagggcctgggtcagcgcgatcagctctgccttttgggccgatgttccaggtagcagtggtgaggtccaaactatctccgattcggtggtgacggctgctccggccctccgttctccttcttggaggaagctgctcccatccgtgagccaggcagcagggttgcggggttgagggagacaactggtctgaacatcactcggtctgggggctgctggaccagagctttcaccgcatgggaggataacacagttaatggctgtcccaaagtcagtttccctgcatccttgagcaaaacagcaatagcgGCTACCCCGCGCAGACagggggcgggccatcctgcagctaccgggcttttatggccccagtctctgtaccagcattccttttgcaaagcctgagttctcgtccacgaacagtttaaagggctaggacttgtaggggggtccctttgggtcctgtccagatgtcagctgaacctttttctcggtggtcctttgatacctcctgttacctgtggccccctggaccaaagctgtgcggtcattgagagagcctccggtatgggtcaggactgaatgttgagccccggtgtccactaggaaggtcactggctgccccctaatcttgagagttatcctaggtcggggggagggggtctcctggccttgacctccccaatcttccagattgaggacccttggcttaggtctccgagacccttgaggcttttttttttttgatcagtcacgagcccaatgtcctctctgtttacagtaagcactttgtctttgtcaagcagtgtccttttttgatctcccgtcctaacttcctaactccctctctgacctgtccctgagaccttacagtggccaggacttttttttgtttgtttttttttttttttcttctccctctgtgtctctctaagtcctttttttaaaaacgcgctgccggcgtctctttctggtaacctgagcccaatcggtagggggttagagcccctggagacccgctaagagcaactggccagagatgtaggtgttccctaccttcgctgctttgtcccgccttcctcgtaggcgaccggcaattggggaggaagcaggaactcatcctccgctgtttgggggccgctgcaggagccgccggtccctccggcgctgtcgggggggttgtaacactcggggcggggtgactcggcatccatgggtgacgccgccccctagtcaccttccccatattgggccggagccggtcgtggcacatcgctgcgggtcgccggccagggggcggtccctcgccgaccccatccccggccccgcctgcgtgcccctgccacatcccgtgtccgcctgcgccgccgctgccgactgtgccgctcggccgcccatcgcgctatccaccgcccctccgagcgagAGGCTGTGGGGCGCTGCTGCCGCAGGCTCTCCGCCGCCCGGGTCTCGGCCGGCCGCGCCTGGGGCTGCCGCGCGCCGCCGGAGGGCAGGTCCGAGCCCGAGTAGGCGCGGGTGCGGCCGTTGGCGGCGGGGCCACTCTGCTTGGCGCCCATGTCCGCGCCGCCCCAGGCCCCCGAGACCgcgccgcggccgcgcggacgggaggaggcgcggggaaACCCCGGCGCCCTCCGCCGccgccatcaccgctgacggcctgcggggactgggcagggggcgtcccggcgccctagcttcccggcggCCCCGCCTGCGCGTTCTCTTCTCCCGCACCCGCttgcaagcctgcccgcgcgcccgcctgcgccggagcagcggcccgcggggagaggaaaagactcgctggtgtggggttagggaggaacagggagtgggagggatccgccgatctggcttcctcggccccgggattcggcgagcgctgctgccgccggggggctgaggggaagagaaacggcttaacctatgggggaggttc of Peromyscus maniculatus bairdii isolate BWxNUB_F1_BW_parent chromosome 4, HU_Pman_BW_mat_3.1, whole genome shotgun sequence contains these proteins:
- the LOC143272902 gene encoding uncharacterized protein LOC143272902, whose protein sequence is MDAESPRPECYNPPDSAGGTGGSCSGPQTAEDEFLLPPQLPVAYEEGGTKQRSSGPAAPRPSDVQTSCLPQPRNPAAWLTDGSSFLQEGERRAGAAVTTESEIVWTSPLLPGTSAQKAELIALTQALRMAEARRTRN